The region ACACTACTAAACATGGTACATGGAAGTAAAACTTACCGGCATTCGCCAGGACCGCATTTCTGGATATCTTCTAGAAACTGGTCGTATTCGCTGTTGCGATCTGCCACAGTTTCCACATCGATCTGCTTTTCGTCACGGATGTAGAAAATGACATAACGATgctttttgtcctttttgatTTCCTCGTATGTAGTCTTGCAGACATCGGACACAGTTACACCTGAAGCCTGTCAAAATTCaaagtaaatattttccatgtTAATGGCAAGAACtaaatgatttattttaaatgtttgtaAAGGCGCCAAAAACCATTCTACCGTATATTATACATGTGTACCCctgtgtgtgtattagtgtCTGTTGTGCGTCAACACAACTCAACTCCCCCTGTGTCTGAGCCAACACTATTGCCGTCTCTTTTTAACTATATGAAAATGTTGCAGTCATTGCcggcaataacaacaaataaGTATGCAAAGTAAtaactttttctttattttattcgtATTTATGCACCGTATTTATTCatagcttatttatttatcttaaAATGGTTGCAATAAAATCAATCTCCGAAATAATTTACAGGGATGACAGTGGGTGTGGCACCATTTACAGTTTCAACCCGGCAAAAGTTCAAGGGTAATTTTACAACTGCCGGCAAAACTAAGGGCAAACAAAAGTAATAAAACATGAAATGCTGTGGGTTTTAGTCGAAGTTGAGAAACGCCACATGGTTTAATAATTTGAAGACCCTTACTTTCTAAGTACTCAAGGATTTACACATATTTTCGTGCAATATTCGGCAATCGGGAATACATTTTTCCTACATACAAACGTCTGTGGccatcacacacacattcatacaAATGCAAGCGAGCATGTATTCAAGcatacacacgcacaggcGGCGGCAGGGAAATGATCGGATCGCTCTCCACACACCTTAAATATGTATTCCGGCGatacatatatggatatatatttatacatatttcgGTATAgttatatatttgtacattCGTCCGTGGGAGAACATGCAGATACATACagacatgtgtacatattaATAGCCATCGAAATAAAAAAAGCGGCATATACCTACACACACatgaatacatatatttgtgtgtaaaaatatatacacatgcaAAAGTGTGAGTGTATAAGCGTGCCTATTTTTCTCCAATTTTTCTTTCTGGTTCGCTTCGGCCAAGacgccgcctccgccacccATTTGGAAGAGaaaattgtacatatgtacatatgcaccGCCTAAAACCTTTTCTTCTTCGATTAAGTTCTGCAATTGCCATTTGGCAATTTGCGTGAATCGCGAAAAGTATGGAAGCACTTTAATAAATGAGTAATATCCGTTCCTACCAATGACTAATTTGGtttacatacatgtgtatggaAGCATGCATACACATGAACATATATCGCCGAATATAGCCAACGTTggttatatatgtatatttgcaAAAAGTTTGAACAGATGTactattattttatatatattataaatatatgcacaCCCTTGTAAAAATATATGTCCAGATATCAAACACATATACAGTTTTCAAAGGAGCTGCATATGATTCATCCAAACATACAAATATGCATGGATTTGTGTATCAAGATATACACTTAAATCAGCTATACctatgaatatatatgtacaaatatatgtataaatatataaatttatacagATAAATTTCTATGGTTGgtcctttttatttttattaataattaaatcgTTCAAATACATACCATTTTTCTTTTAGTTTAGCACTTtcacaaaaattcaaaaattcagATTTATATGTTACAAATACTGCTCAACCTTTTCCGTCTTTCGCTAGTGATGGTGTAAAAAACATCGATTCATCGagcatcgatgtttttctgCCGATGTTTACTGATGTTGTCCGATGTTTTTACTTCTTCTGATGTATcgatgttttgcaaaacatcgatcaattaatttcaaatctgtaAGCAGCAAACACAGCAATGCCTGCCTCATTTGAAAGCAATCCTTCGTGTTTTTGGGACGGTATGAAAAGTACCTATCctaatttatacaaaattgcaatgcaatttttgaCGTTAATGGCATCTTCTGGGTGTATTTTGAACGGGCcgcattttggtttttgcaaaGCATTGACAAATAGtacttattttaaatattagtTATCTCTGATGGTAGATATCAGTGATATTTAAAAGACTGCTATGAAAGCATAATCATTTCTTTTATGTTAAATATTGTTTCGTTTAGTCCTATGATATGTAAAACTCTGCTATGAAAGCTCAAGTTTAATTTTTCCTTTGTTGAATATTCTGTTTTATAATCAAATgggaaagttttgaaacatcGGTCATCATCGATGCATCGAAGAATCAATCCGATGTATCAATCCAACATCGATGTTTGATTTTGAGAACATCGATGGACATCGAATCcatgttttcatttaaatttacatCACTAATTTGGTGTAGAGGGACACTATCGATGGTAAGACACTATCGCGCTACTAAATATCGATGGTTCAATGTTTCGATAGTGGGCGATAGTGGGAAGCACAGAATAACCGTGCAAGCGTCATAGCCCACTAAAGCCCcctatatttaaatagttcaactacttgaggtaaatggcggaaaatattactgattgtaaattcttcttgagGATTCATGCCATCTCTActataaacttaaaaaaaaaaacgatattTTTCAGCTtaactgcgctaaaatgattaaattttcattattttcagtgcaaaattgaaatacccccttggcttgtaataggttaatcgttctccgtcaggattggaaaccatattcctcatattctttgttccgttgaatattaacagctatatagaacatttatcCATGCCCACATAACTATATCCGTTTAATTAAACTATTCTgaacttgactggcttattttaaatacttgcttttattgcattttgcgtaaaaagaggttttagcgaaatcagtcaaacaaaaaacaagtagcgaaataggtcaatcaaaacaaacgaaaaaggaaattcgttcatattgctcaattttgatattccattgaataatgctgactaactaaatctctcagcaatgcccacataattttatacgattaatgaattaattttctacaagattggatagtttttaatccttgcttttattgtatttattgtaaaaaaaggtttgaACGAAAAagtccaacaaaaaaagagtcacTATGTTGCGTGtaggcctttgtataccctattttgttaattttatatgaagatgaaacgtgatttataaagaccttttctcaaattgatattccttagacatattcaagtacattattagtatcttgtggatatttatctcgatcctgatacctactgagccttggaagacaaacgtattcacaattctataacatccatttcccccagggtatgtgtgcatggaattagcaacatttgtgcatggaattagcaacatttgtgtatggaatgggactcattgttgcaatagcgaaactgcggcgaatcgggtattgcgtGTATTTCatgctatatagatttgcccacttagcttcatcccatagataaatgcattttctacaagattgtttcttttaattacctttatatattttattttgaccaaaaaacggttttcaagtaaatgttgccgcaacttttgtgtatggaatgcgcaacatttgtgtatggaatgagactcattgttgctaaagcgaattgGGGCAaaatgcggcgaactgcggcgaactgcggcgaattcaaattttctcatattctttgttccgttgaataatactatctatatggaatatttagccatgcccactcaattttgcacgattgatgaatcaattctatacttgattggcctattcaaaaaacttgcatttattgggtttttatataatattgaaaatgaaattaatagatgacaaaaatacaatttagcactaaaaaacaccacatgggagcgcggcgaaaaccagtttctacagtatatacggtctcacttgaaaaatataccgaaaggtgcgcgccaaatcgaacttttttgaatgtgagcgacaaggacttaaatgttgtcaaccgggcctttatctatgcccatataattttatacgattaatgaatcaattttctatttgaCTGGCCTATTTtaaacatttgtttttttgcattttgcgtaaaaagaggttttagcgaaaatggtcacacaaaaaaaacaatgagGGTAGTCGTTCCTTTTGTTTAactttgatattccgtcgaatatagCTAGATGAAACATTTTgtcatgcccacataattttatccgattagtgaatcaattttctacttgactggcctattttaaacatttgcttttattggatttctttATATCgttgaaaatataataaacgGGGAATTTTTTTAGCGGAGTTGTCAGGCACATCAGGAGTACACGGAATTATTTTGTATCAGCCATGCAAGATTCTTACGATTTAAGAATGGTACTACATAAATGCCCATTTTTTTTagctttaaaaaatatattccttTATGCTGATGTTTGAAATTTCTATTAATACCATCGGAAATTTATTTTCGTATATcttaatatttcaataaatttatttgcGTTTTACGTTGACAGGttaaatatcaatatcaatagcTGGCACCGGTTACAGGTGACgttcgtttgttttttattatttttttttttcataataataatattgcCAAGCCGGATGCATGGTTCAActcaaatatttcaattttcaaaagaGAAACACATTTCTTTATCAAGTGATATATCTCAAAACAGTTTGGAAATTAAACACTATCGAATCCGCAGCAAGACTGTATATTAACATATTAAAACCATTCAatgtatttcaatttaattccTAGTTGTccattaatttataaattaaatctTTTGCTATTATTTGCCAATCGAAGTGGCAGCACGACGATCTGGCAGTGTCAGACAAAGCAGCTGTGCGATGTGCCGAAAGGAGGCGTTtgaccactaaccatacagtatactgtatactgtatggttagtggtttGACGTAGGATCCGTGGACAGACGCGTAAACCGTCGGATCACTGATACCTGATCACTGACATGATACATATATGAAGAAAAAACCCATTTCCAGGTAAACATCAATTACTATGAACAAACtcatattatttgtattactTTGTCGCTAtatatattacatacatacattcaaaTGCTTgtagtatgtatatttataagtTTTCCTTATAGATcaaacattaaaatatttttttattagaaTAAAATACAACGATTGtgattaatattttatttaacaaTTATTTTAAGGGGGATATTAGCTTGCAGATTAACTATAATTATGATTTTCTAGGGAAGAAAGCTGTAAACCTTTAACAAAATTAGCATATTCCTTCGTCCTCGTCTTCGTTGGTTGCCTAGGTGTTAGAAAAAAATGATTACTTAGTGTACTTCGTGTAACTCGCGAAAATTGAACTTACAATGCCAGCATTATCTTCGGATTTCTTCTCCAGCTGCATACCTTCTGGTAATGGAATATTTTTAGCTAAAATCGCGTACTCCACATCCATATGTCTGATAAATGGAGTTGCCAACATTCTGGACGCCATTTCAGCATCTTCTTCatcaaatgcatttaaaaGTGTTTGCAGTGTAGACACCTCTTCGGGCTCGCAACAACTTCCCCATTCCTTGAAGGCCTTTTCTGCTTCCACTGAATCGCCGCGGGCTAATTGAACCAGCACCAAAGCCACAACCAAGCGCCCGATTTGGCCATAGGATTCCGTTTGCTGATTTAGATCCATCTCTTTCAGaattgcttttgctgcttcaTCGTATCTGAAATAAGTGGTGGACTTTATACATAATACTGTCATTGAAATTGTAACTGTATTACCTCCTTAATTTGACTAGTATTCGTGACACTTTGGATGAATATTCAGTTGCCTGACGGATGGAGTCGTCAATctgaaaataaatcaattaattaaattgttttaaatgtTATTTAAAAAGATACTTATGTATCAAAGACTTGACTTACCATTATTACTTCTATAGCATGCTGGTAGAATCGTAGAGCCATCTCAGGATGCTTTTGTTCAGTTAATTTGGCAGCTTTATCCAAAGCGGATGCGGCTGCTTCCGGCGAACCATGTTGTTGGTATAAGCTACAAGCTTTGTTCACGTATTCTTCAATCTCCAATAGTTTGTCTGTATCTTTTGATAGCAAAACAATCTTAAAGATATTCAAATGTTATACAATATAAAGTCAGTTTTCATCTTATTTCTCTTTGGAAAACCTTGTAATGTTGACTGTTAAGGCCTTATACAAGCTGTCAGTTAAAGTACCAGCATGATTATACACACCTGCTCGTAACATTTTGCGGCATGGAACCAagatttgttgtttttgtaacACTCAATGGCCTTCAATTGATAAACCTTGCttttatcaaaattttttGCTATTCGGAATGCAGTAGCTGGAAATAATTGAATGATAAATGGTTATACAGGTACTACAAAATATGTGATCTGGGAGAAATATTAATGAGGTTTTCGATTTAATCTTTATTTACATGTACAAAAACATGCATTCATAtgcacatacgtatgtatcCCTATACACAaagtgtatatgtatatacacagACAACTACAAATCCAACAGAGCCACGAAAACAGTTTTTAAAGATTTGTTACGTTCATTGGTGTACTTATGTATCCCGAAAATATATCTGGTAAATGTATATAAACATAGATTTAGACAAATGTACTTTACCAGCTTTGGAATACTCATCAGCTGCACTGTCATAGTCAGGTACCCATTTCAAGAGCGATGTTTTTAGACTGCAATGTCATTGATGATTTGTTCATTGGCTATTTAGGTATATAAAACATTGACACCTACCTTTTCTCTGCCTGTCTAACTAGTTCCTCCGCTTCGGCCACTTTTTTGGCAGCAgacattttttataaattttttgtagattttGCAGGAAAAATCAATTGTTTACATTTATATTAGTGTGGCCGAGTGTTGCAGATAAAACACCACGGCTTAGGTACAGTAATTTTACACAATCGATGGGAAGCGCATGCCCGTTAGTTGTCCCAGTTTTTTGCATACACTGGAAAAATGTTCTAAACTAGTTTTAAAATGGGTTTGTTCTAATTCTGACAATATAATGTGCTTTACAAAAATGTGTTTGACATTGTACTATGTTGCGACTTCTGAAATACATTTACTTCACAACTACAGTAACTTTACTTAAAAAATCATGGtcgaaataaaaatttttATCTTTGAACTAGCTATGATTTTTCTCTGTGTATTGCATACTGCGTTCgtattaatataaatatgtggGTACATTCTTGAAACACTTTTTGGAAAATTGCAAACAGATGTAAAGATTGAAACTGAAAGGAATTCCTTTTTATACTTTAATTAAACTGTGCACCGAGGTAAGAGGAGGAGTATGAAACTTAGGATTGCTTGACTGCCGCGGCGTGATTTTGATTGGATATTTTGACCTAGATTATTCATTAGGTCTATTACAGTGGTCGATTGGCTTTCTAGATCAAAATCTAAATTGTAttacttttaaatattttacagATATTAAAATGTCCCACAAATCTTGTGTAGAATTAAGCGAAATCCGAAAATTGGATAAGATAGTGCAACAGTGTGAGATGTACATGTCCAATAACAATATCAACGATGCCGCAAAAAAGCCGCCTTTGAAAGAGTTTAAAAGAAATTGTGTAACAAAGTCTAATAAATTTGTTGAAAGAGAACTATTTTCCCTCATGTGCAACCTCAACAAAACTGAAAAgaaacaagtttttgtttcagaTATATTGATAAACGCCAGTATGTTCGATGACAAAAAGGAGAGTTTATCAAGATTCCCGAAAAATGTGGCGGAGCACGGCACCCTCGTCTATCATAAATTCCTACGGGCCAGTGACAGCAGCGTTTCCATTGATCtcaaaatcaaatcgaaagctGAAGGGAAATACGAGCACAGTGAATGGAATATAGCCGACT is a window of Drosophila pseudoobscura strain MV-25-SWS-2005 chromosome 3, UCI_Dpse_MV25, whole genome shotgun sequence DNA encoding:
- the gammaSnap1 gene encoding gamma-soluble NSF attachment protein; translation: MSAAKKVAEAEELVRQAEKSLKTSLLKWVPDYDSAADEYSKAATAFRIAKNFDKSKVYQLKAIECYKNNKSWFHAAKCYEQIVLLSKDTDKLLEIEEYVNKACSLYQQHGSPEAAASALDKAAKLTEQKHPEMALRFYQHAIEVIMIDDSIRQATEYSSKVSRILVKLRRYDEAAKAILKEMDLNQQTESYGQIGRLVVALVLVQLARGDSVEAEKAFKEWGSCCEPEEVSTLQTLLNAFDEEDAEMASRMLATPFIRHMDVEYAILAKNIPLPEGMQLEKKSEDNAGIATNEDEDEGIC